A window of the Gossypium hirsutum isolate 1008001.06 chromosome A03, Gossypium_hirsutum_v2.1, whole genome shotgun sequence genome harbors these coding sequences:
- the LOC107927817 gene encoding cyclase-associated protein 1, with amino-acid sequence MEGKLVERLEAAVARLEVLAAGGGISARGLPDSGGHDMSSDPSIVAFEDLMDQFAAKVSGAAEKIGGQVLDVSKLLLEAFSVEKKLLMEIKQTQKPDMAGLAEFLKPLNEVIMKVNSMAEARGSEFINHFKSAAESLSALAWIAYTGKDCGMSMPIAHVEESWQAAEFYNNKVLVEYKTKDPNHVEWAKALKELYLPGLRGYVKSHYPLGPVWNASGKKVSAAPSKAPPSGAPAPPCPPPASHFTSEPSKASSSQPKQGMSAVFQELSSGNVTAGLRKVTDDMKAKNRTDRTGVVSTGEKQTSSTPSTTTPTIKKVAPPKLELQMGRKWAVENHIGNKNLVIDDCDAKQSVYVFGCKDSVLQIQGKVNNITLDKCTKMGVLFKDVVAAFEIVNCNGVEAQCQGSAPTISVDNTSGAQLYLSKDSLEAAITTAKSIDINVLVPGATSDADWAEHPLPQQYIHVYKNGQFETSPVSHSGA; translated from the exons ATGGAAGGGAAGCTGGTTGAGAGGTTAGAGGCCGCGGTGGCGCGGCTGGAGGTTCTTGCTGCCGGAGGAGGAATTTCGGCCAGGGGGTTACCTGATAGTGGCGGTCATGACATGTCTTCGGATCCGTCTATTGTTGCGTTTGAAGATCTGATGGATCAATTTGCGGCGAAGGTTTCCGGTGCTGCGGAGAAGATTGGAGGTCAAGTGTTGGATGTGAGTAAGTTGCTTCTGGAGGCATTTTCAGTGGAAAAGAAGCTTCTTATGGAGATCAAGCAAACTCAg AAACCTGATATGGCAGGGCTGGCTGAATTTCTCAAACCATTAAATGAGGTGATCATGAAGGTTAATTCTATGGCAGAAGCGAGGGGTTCTGAGTTTATCAACCACTTTAAGAGTGCTGCGGAGAGTCTTTCAGCTTTAGCATGGATTGCTTACACTGGGAAAGATTGTG GTATGAGCATGCCTATTGCACATGTGGAAGAAAGTTGGCAAGCGGCTGAATTTTACAACAACAAG GTTCTTGTGGAGTACAAAACTAAAGATCCAAACCATGTTGAGTGGGCAAAAGCATTGAAGGAGCTGTATTTACCAGGTCTGAGAGGTTATGTCAAAAGTCATTATCCTCTTGGACCAGTATGGAATGCTTCTGGTAAAAAGGTATCTGCTGCTCCATCCAAAGCTCCTCCATCAGGTGCCCCTGCACCTCCTTGTCCTCCACCTGCTTCTCATTTCACCTCAGAACCTTCTAAAGCTTCTTCATCACAACCAAAACAAGGGATGTCAGCTGTTTTTCAAGAACTCAGTTCCGGGAATGTCACTGCCG GCCTGAGGAAGGTTACTGATGATATGAAGGCGAAGAACCGTACTGATAGAACAGGCGTTGTTAGCACCGGCGAAAAGCAAACAAGTTCCACACCCTCTACTACTACCCCTACTATCAAAAAAGTCGCACCACCAAAACTAGAGCTGCAAATGGGTCGTAA GTGGGCTGTTGAGAATCACATAGGAAACAAGAACTTAGTTATTGATGATTGTGATGCCAAACAATCTGTGTATGTTTTTGGATGCAAGGATTCCGTTTTGCAGATTCAGG GGAAAGTTAACAATATAACACTTGACAAATGCACTAAGATGGGAGTGTTATTTAAG GATGTTGTGGCCGCTTTTGAGATAGTAAATTGCAATGGCGTTGAGGCACAATGTCAG GGTTCGGCTCCAACAATTTCAGTGGACAACACATCCGGAGCTCAGTTGTACTTGAGCAAAGATTCTTTAGAAGCAGCTATAACGACAGCAAAGTCAATTGACATCAATGTATTAGTACCTGGTGCTACCTCTGATGCTGACTGG GCGGAGCATCCATTGCCACAACAGTATATCCATGTATATAAGAATGGCCAATTTGAAACTAGTCCAGTCTCTCACTCAGGAGCTTAA
- the LOC107928013 gene encoding probable receptor-like serine/threonine-protein kinase At4g34500, translating to MPVTGNTEDNNKNNSITHILTSKTPLFNLKLYAVITILVAFVLLFSLTIFLCFRLNRNARKRKVKHSSGLIPLVSKEILEIKALNRNVGSCFSSEEGKIGNGVPSKSSEGVSDDASGASDVSSAADAQNIGWGRWYSMKELEMSTRGFTEENVIGEGGYGVVFRGLLQDGSVVAVKNLLNNKGQAEKEFNVEVEAIGKVRHKNLVGLVGYCTEGAQRILVYEYVDNGNLEQWLHGDVGPVSPLTWDIRMKIAIGTAKGLAYLHEGLEPKVVHRDVKSSNILLDKKWNPKVSDFGLAKLLGSESSYVTTRVMGTFGYVSPEYASTGMLNEGSDVYSFGVLLMEIITGRSPIDYSRAPGEMNLVEWFKGMVASRRGEELVDPLIEVQPSPRALKRALLVCLRCIDLDANKRPKMGQIVHMLEADDFPFRSEHRPAQERYSVPSSVPTSAKVPHPKKLTEKVDAAKSRRK from the exons ATGCCGGTCACCGGCAATACCGAAGACAACAACAAAAACAACTCCATAACTCACATTCTTACCTCGAAAACGCCGCTGTTCAATCTCAAACTTTACGCAGTAATCACCATTCTCGTAGCCTTCGTACTACTTTTTTCTTTAACGATCTTCCTATGTTTCCGTTTAAACAGAAACGCGCGAAAGCGCAAAGTGAAGCACAGTTCTGGTCTAATCCCGTTGGTCTCCAAAGAGATCTTGGAGATCAAGGCGTTGAATCGGAACGTAGGTTCTTGTTTCTCTTCCGAGGAAGGAAAGATCGGAAATGGGGTTCCTAGTAAGAGTAGTGAGGGAGTCAGCGACGATGCGTCGGGAGCCAGTGACGTCTCATCGGCGGCGGATGCTCAGAATATTGGTTGGGGTCGGTGGTATAGCATGAAGGAGCTGGAGATGTCGACACGTGGATTCACCGAGGAGAATGTGATCGGTGAAGGTGGTTACGGCGTCGTTTTCCGTGGCCTTTTGCAAGACGGTTCCGTCGTCGCTGTAAAAAATCTGCTTAATAACAA AGGCCAAGCAGAGAAGGAGTTCAACGTTGAAGTTGAAGCCATTGGCAAAGTGAGACATAAGAACTTAGTGGGTCTAGTTGGGTACTGCACTGAAGGTGctcaaag GATTCTTGTGTACGAATACGTTGACAATGGCAACTTGGAACAATGGTTACATGGTGATGTTGGACCTGTAAGCCCTCTTACTTGGGATATACGAATGAAGATTGCCATTGGAACCGCTAAAGG ATTAGCCTATTTGCATGAAGGGCTAGAACCCAAAGTTGTGCATCGTGATGTAAAATCAAGCAATATTCTACTGGACAAGAAGTGGAACCCGAAAGTATCCGATTTCGGATTAGCCAAGTTATTAGGATCTGAATCGAGCTATGTGACCACGCGTGTAATGGGGACGTTCGG TTATGTTTCACCAGAATATGCAAGCACAGGCATGTTGAATGAGGGAAGCGATGTCTATAGTTTTGGAGTATTGCTGATGGAGATAATTACGGGGAGAAGCCCGATCGATTATTCCAGGGCACCAGGAGAG ATGAACTTAGTTGAATGGTTCAAAGGCATGGTAGCAAGTCGTCGCGGTGAAGAGCTCGTGGACCCGTTGATCGAAGTTCAACCTTCACCTAGAGCTTTGAAACGAGCATTGCTCGTTTGTCTCCGGTGTATAGATTTGGATGCCAATAAACGACCAAAAATGGGGCAAATCGTTCATATGCTCGAGGCAGATGATTTCCCTTTTCGCTCG GAGCATCGACCGGCACAGGAGAGATACTCTGTTCCATCCTCCGTGCCAACATCCGCCAAAGTTCCGCATCCAAAGAAGCTCACCGAGAAAGTTGATGCCGCGAAATCAAGACGGAAATAA
- the LOC107927890 gene encoding probable CCR4-associated factor 1 homolog 11, which translates to MSNSSNKSVVVRQVFAEDLDSELLMIKAAILRYPFVSIDIEFPGTIFKPSKQMIREGNPIINYHYMKLNVDALQIIQLGLSLSNAQGNLPNFDSPFSYIWEFNFKDFDINRDRYASDSIELLKRQGIDFEKNKEKGIDSKDFAKKFWDYGLLFNRYGLKSITWITFHGTYDFGFMLKILTQSPLPLHLHSFVHQLAYFFGYNIFDLKYTFKFLGLLGGLEKIAQALNVARITGSSHQAGSDSLLTLRCFMKLKNTEVGDLDAKQEELGFLDYWGLINFHPGDSAVVSADDDGDGIGFFA; encoded by the exons ATGTCGAATTCTAGCAATAAGTCCGTCGTTGTGAGACAAGTTTTTGCTGAAGATTTGGACAGTGAACTTTTGATGATTAAGGCAGCAATTTTGAGGTATCCTTTTGTATCTATAGATATTGAATTTCCGGGGACGATATTTAAACCTAGTAAGCAAATGATCCGTGAAGGCAATCCGATTATCAATTATCACTACATGAAGTTGAATGTTGACGCGCTTCAAATTATTCAGCTCGGCTTGAGTCTTTCAAATGCTCAGGGTAATTTACCGAACTTTGATTCTCCCTTTTCTTACATTTGggaatttaattttaaagatttcGATATCAATCGAGACCGTTATGCTAGCGATTCGATCGAACTGCTCAAACGTCAAGGGATAGATTTTGAGAAGAATAAAGAGAAAGGGATTGATTCTAAAGATTTTGCAAAGAAGTTTTGGGATTACGGCTTGCTTTTCAACCGCTATGGTCTGAAAAGTATTACCTGGATTACTTTTCACGGCACTTATGACTTCGGATTCATGCTAAAGATTCTTACTCAAAGTCCACTGCCTTTGCATCTTCACTCGTTCGTGCATCAATTGGCTTATTTCTTTGGCTACAACATTTTCGACCTCAAATACACCTTCAAGTTCTTGGGGCTGCTAGGCGGTTTAGAGAAAATAGCTCAAGCATTAAATGTGGCTCGTATTACCGGATCAAGTCATCAAGCCGGGTCGGATAGTCTACTCACGCTTCGATGTTTTATGAAGCTCAAGA ATACTGAAGTAGGCGACTTGGATGCGAAGCAGGAAGAATTGGGGTTCTTGGACTACTGGGGTTTGATTAACTTTCATCCAGGTGATTCTGCGGTGGTCAGTGCTGATGATGATGGTGACGGGATAGGATTCTTTGCTTGA